In the Syntrophus aciditrophicus SB genome, ACGATTTCCAGAAGGTTGTCAGATGTCAGTCCCGTTCCCACAGACTGATTTAACTGCGATAGAGCCTCATCTTCAGCCTTCTGAAAATAAGGTCCCAAAATGGACCACGCATCACGGTGCAGCTGATCGAGACTCATCCCTTTCGGATGACCTGCAATGCCTTCTTCCATGAGCAGGGGATAGCTGTTGGCTTCACGATAAATAGGGAACTGATATTCCACACCCGCAAGAATCAGGGGAATATCGCGTTCTTTGAGGAAATCACGCAATCCTTTATCAATACGCTGGAAGTATCGTAAAAGATTTTGTTTCACATCTTCGATCTCGGCGCCATGACCAGACATCATTGTTCCGCGTTCTCCGCCTATTCCAGACCTGAATCGAATCTGTCTTTCCGGCTGATCAAGCTGAAGTGCATCCGCCAGGCCTTTCGGCAGATTGTCAACACTTAATTCACTAATGGATTGAGATGTACCTTCAAAAAGGTTGACCTCATTCTGACTCAGAGCAAGAACATAAAATCGTTCATCACCATGCATAAGTGGAAGAAGTGGTTTCATATGAAATCGGTCGGCAGTTACGAGAAGTTCCTCGAGATGATCAGGCAGACAGAAGTATCGAAAAATGTCCCTGGAAAGAAAAATAGCCAGACCATCACTTTGATTCCGCCAGAACAAAATATTACTCACCAGTTCCATTGCCGGTTCCAGAAATTCCTTAGCCTCATGCGCACGCATACCAGAACTTGTTAACGCCTCTTCTGCCTGGCGTATCATATTGCGCAAACGGATTGAATTCTGTTGACTTTCCACGCCGGTACGATAAGTCGGCATAAACATGGATACACACCAGTCATTCCGCTTCTGCATCAAAGTTTTCAGTTCTTCTTTAGATAATGCATTCATACGGCTTATCTCCCTTCTCCAACATTTTTCTTTTTAGTTAACATCTCACGAATTTCCTACTGAGCAATCCACCATCTAAAGACCATGAACTCTGGTGATACGAGTTACAGATAACCTTAATTTCCGGGAGCATTTTTTATTTATTATACCTCAAGAGCAAACAAAAGTCATTTAAAGGATAGTCTGAACATGCCGATAGCTTCTTCACTTTTCATTAATATTAATCTGAAATTATTTCTTATCTCTGCAAAGCCATTTTTCTGCTGAATATTCACTTTGTGATTGACAAACCATGCAAAACTCAGTATCAACAAATTTAATATATTTAAAAATAGGATGTAATTTACTTTTGACCTCGGAAAACATCATAACCTCCATTATCAGTCCTTCGGCAATTATAGGCATAATTAGCCCCGATATATATCGGGACCTGATAAGGGGGTAGTGTCTTTCTAAAAAAAGATTCCAAAAATCCGTTATCAGGTAAAACTGATAACGGATTTTTTTTTCCAGATAAGGAGAAATACAACATGACTGACCGGACAGATGTTTTAATTTATGATACTACCCTCAGGGACGGCACCCAGGGTGAAAAGATCAATTTTTCCGCAGAAGAGAAAGTGCGCATCGCCCAGCGGCTTGACGAAATGGGCTTTCATTACATCGAAGGCGGGTGGCCGGGTTCCAATCCCAAGGACATGCGATTTTTCGAACTTGGGAAACACATTCCGTTCAAGAACGCACGGCTGACGGCGTTTGGCAGCACCCGCAGACCCAATATCAAAGTGGAAAACTGTGCAAATATCCAGACACTGCTGGCGGCTGAGACACCGGCCGTTACAATTTTCGGTAAATCCTGGGATCTTCATGTCACCGATATTCTGACAATTCCTCTGGAAGAAAACCTGGCCATGATCCATGAGTCCATTGCATATCTGAAGGCGAACGGCAAGGAAGTCATCTATGACGCGGAGCACTTTTTCGATGGCTACAAGAAAAACCGTTTCTATGCGCTTCAGACGATTGAAACGGCATGGAAGGCTGGTGCTGATTTTATCGTCCTCTGTGATACCAACGGAGGAACGATACCACATGAATTGACGGTAATCGTGGAATATGTCCGAAGTTTCCTTCCAGATGCCCCACTGGGCATTCATGTTCACAACGATGGAGACCTTGCTGTGGCTAACTCCATTGCCGCCGTTTCTGCCGGCGCAACCATGGTCCAGGGCACTATCAACGGATATGGCGAGCGATGCGGTAATGCTGATCTTATTCCCATCATCGCCAATCTCCAGCTTAAAATGAACCGGTGGTGTCTGCCAGACAACTCGATCCGGCAACTGACCAATCTGTCGTATTACATCAGCGATGTGGCCAACATTCCGCCGCAGAATTCAAGGCCCTTTGTAGGGCGCAGTGCCTTTACCCATAAAGGAGGCGTTCATGTCAGCGCGATCCTTAAAAATCCTGCGGCATACGAGCACATCAGGCCGGAACTTGTGGGCAATGAGCAGCGCGTCCTGGTTTCTGATCTCTCCGGCAAGAGCAATATCGAATATAAAGCCCGGGAACTCGGAATCGATTTGGGGACCGAAGACGCCATCAGCACCCTGATCGTTCAGAAGATCAAGATCATGGAAGACGAAGGCTATCAATTCGACGCTGCGGACGGATCCCTGTCCCTGCTGATCAAGAAGATCACCGGAGAATTTAAGGAACCTTTCGTGCTAGAGTGTTTCCATGTTATCAATGCCAAAACGAAAAACAACCCTTCCCTCTCCCAGGCAACGATCAAGATCGTCGTGGGGAATGAAGAGGAACTGACCGCCGCGGAAGGCAACGGCCCCGTCAACGCCCTGGACAATGCCCTGCGCAAAGCCCTGGTGAAATTCTACCCGCAGATAAGCGAAGTTCACCTTGTGGATTTCAAGGTTAGAACTCTGGAGGGCGCTGATGGAACAGCCGCCAAAGTGAGGGTTTTACTGGACTCGAAGGACAACGAGGATGTCTGGAGCACGATCGGCGTTTCCACAAATGTAATTGAAGCAAGCTGGCACGCCCTGGTGGACAGCATTCAGTACAAGCTCTGCAAAGATAAAATTAACAAGCACCATGTGGGAGAATAAATCTGAGGAAAAAGCTCAGTTAACCGAATATACCCCTTATATTTCTGAAATACCTCAGAATTAAGGGGTATTTTTTTGTATCCTTCCCATTCGCATCCTGCATCAAAAAAATATCACACCATTCTCATTAACAAGTATATTGATAAGGTTATGGTTTTATGTTATCAATATAAAGTTAATAGATTTATAGATGTGAAAACGAAAGAACATCCTCCATGCTGTTATCGATAAACACTCAGAACCCTCAGACAAGACTTATCAAGAAGGTTGCCGAAATTCTGCGTGACGGAGGAATAGTTATCTATCCAACTGATACGGTATATGGCCTTGGATGCAATCTTTTCAACAAAAAAGGCATCGAGAAGATTTACGAAATCAAGAAAAGAAACAAAAAGCAGCCCCTCAGCTTTATCTGCGCCGACCTTAAGGATATCAGCAAATATGCCCAGGTAACCGATTTCGGTTACAGGATAATGAAGCGTCATCTTCCGGGCCCTTACACTTTCATTCTTCAAGCCTCGAGACTCGTCCCGAAGATCATTCTTCCCAAAAGACAGACAACTGGGATTCGTGTACCGGACAACAGGATCTGCATGGCTCTGGTTGCTGAACTGGGCCAACCCATCATCAGCACCAGCGTGAAGGCGGCTGATGATCGATATCTGAATGATCCGGAAGAGATTGAAAGTATATTCAAGCATCACGTTGATGTCATTATCAATGGGGGCATCATTGCAGCTGAACCTTCCACCATCGTCAGCCTGATCGATGATACCGTGGAAGTTTTGAGAATCGGCAAAGGAGATGCTTCGGAATTTATATAGACGGATAGGCCCGCCACTGGACAAGTCTTATTCTATTCTTACAGGATGGGTCTGATAAAGATATTAAAGATGTCATAAGGGAAGGTCGAGGAAAAAAACGTTTTTTGATCGTTTGAATCTTTTTTCTCCAGCCCGCAGTCTGCACAGGCGGACACCTTACACAAAAAGGACTATAAGGACTAATATGAAACATATCATGTTGATCAATGCTGTTCACCATGAACAGAAGCGCATGGCTATCGTTGAAGACGGAAAGCTAGTGGAGTTTAACATCCAGATGTCTCTGCGGGAACCGATCACAGGGAATATCTATAAAGGGATCGTTCTCAAAGTCGAACGAGGTCTGCAGGCCGCATTTGTCAATTTCGGCGTCGGCAAGGACGGATTTCTTCCTTTGCGGGATGTAAGTCCTGCATACTTCACAGAAAAAAAAGAGGCAGGGCGGGAAAGCGCACACTCCAGAGGGTCATTGAAAATCGGACAGGAAGTCATCGTTCAGGTCGCACGTGAGGTGAGTGGACGCAAAGGAGCCCTGCTGACCACATACTTATCCCTGCCTGGACGTTACCTTGTTCTGCTGCCCAATAAGCACAGCAGTGGAATTTCACGGAAAATCGAAGCTGAAGAAGACCGCCGTCTGTTGAAGACGCTAGTGGAACAGATTAAAATCGACGAGGGCATGGGGTTCATTGTTCGCACCGCGGGCATAAACCGGACAAAGCAGGAACTGTCCCGGGATTATCAGCACCTGCTTAGACTGTGGAAGGAAATACA is a window encoding:
- the cimA gene encoding citramalate synthase, with the translated sequence MTDRTDVLIYDTTLRDGTQGEKINFSAEEKVRIAQRLDEMGFHYIEGGWPGSNPKDMRFFELGKHIPFKNARLTAFGSTRRPNIKVENCANIQTLLAAETPAVTIFGKSWDLHVTDILTIPLEENLAMIHESIAYLKANGKEVIYDAEHFFDGYKKNRFYALQTIETAWKAGADFIVLCDTNGGTIPHELTVIVEYVRSFLPDAPLGIHVHNDGDLAVANSIAAVSAGATMVQGTINGYGERCGNADLIPIIANLQLKMNRWCLPDNSIRQLTNLSYYISDVANIPPQNSRPFVGRSAFTHKGGVHVSAILKNPAAYEHIRPELVGNEQRVLVSDLSGKSNIEYKARELGIDLGTEDAISTLIVQKIKIMEDEGYQFDAADGSLSLLIKKITGEFKEPFVLECFHVINAKTKNNPSLSQATIKIVVGNEEELTAAEGNGPVNALDNALRKALVKFYPQISEVHLVDFKVRTLEGADGTAAKVRVLLDSKDNEDVWSTIGVSTNVIEASWHALVDSIQYKLCKDKINKHHVGE
- a CDS encoding L-threonylcarbamoyladenylate synthase — protein: MLLSINTQNPQTRLIKKVAEILRDGGIVIYPTDTVYGLGCNLFNKKGIEKIYEIKKRNKKQPLSFICADLKDISKYAQVTDFGYRIMKRHLPGPYTFILQASRLVPKIILPKRQTTGIRVPDNRICMALVAELGQPIISTSVKAADDRYLNDPEEIESIFKHHVDVIINGGIIAAEPSTIVSLIDDTVEVLRIGKGDASEFI